From the Priestia koreensis genome, one window contains:
- a CDS encoding pyridoxal phosphate-dependent aminotransferase codes for MVQFQQSDLLKKLPKQFFASLVAKVSNVVAQGHDVINLGQGNPDQPTPPHIVEALKKASDNVDYHKYSPFRGQKFLKEAVVTFYEREYGVKLDAEKEVAILFGGKAGLVEVPQCLLNPGDTVLVPDPGYPDYWSGVELARTKMEIMPLRAENNFLPDYEEISEDVKEKAKLMFLNYPNNPTGAVATKEFFDDTISFAREHDVCVVHDFAYGAIGFDSQKPISFLEAEGAKDVGIEIYTFSKTFNMAGWRIAFAVGNESVIEAINLLQDHLYVSIFSAVQEAAAVALLSSQECVTDLNALYESRRNVFINGLQEIGWKVEAPAGSFFAWLPVPEGYTSQQFSDLLLEEAKVVVAPGNGFGEYGEGYVRVGLLTEEHRLQEAVERIKALQLFNV; via the coding sequence ATGGTGCAATTTCAACAATCAGACTTATTAAAAAAATTACCAAAGCAATTTTTTGCTTCACTGGTGGCAAAAGTCAGCAACGTAGTAGCCCAAGGCCACGACGTCATTAACTTAGGACAGGGAAATCCAGATCAGCCAACACCTCCACATATCGTCGAAGCATTAAAAAAAGCAAGTGACAATGTGGATTATCATAAATACTCACCGTTTCGCGGGCAAAAATTTTTAAAAGAGGCGGTTGTCACATTTTACGAGCGTGAGTATGGCGTAAAGCTTGATGCCGAAAAAGAAGTCGCGATTTTATTTGGTGGCAAAGCAGGGCTTGTGGAAGTTCCTCAATGTCTGCTCAATCCAGGGGATACGGTACTCGTTCCAGACCCAGGTTATCCGGACTATTGGTCAGGTGTGGAGCTAGCTCGTACAAAAATGGAGATTATGCCTCTTCGGGCGGAAAATAATTTCTTGCCAGATTACGAGGAAATTAGTGAAGACGTGAAAGAAAAAGCAAAGCTGATGTTTTTGAACTATCCAAATAACCCAACAGGTGCGGTTGCGACGAAGGAATTTTTTGACGATACGATCTCTTTTGCTCGTGAGCATGATGTATGTGTCGTACACGATTTCGCTTACGGAGCAATCGGCTTTGATAGTCAAAAGCCGATTAGCTTTCTAGAAGCCGAGGGTGCAAAGGACGTCGGGATTGAAATCTATACATTTTCTAAAACGTTTAATATGGCAGGATGGCGAATTGCATTTGCTGTTGGAAATGAGAGCGTCATTGAAGCGATCAATCTTCTTCAGGATCATCTATACGTGAGTATTTTTAGCGCTGTACAAGAGGCGGCGGCGGTTGCGCTTCTTAGTTCACAGGAATGTGTTACAGATCTAAACGCGCTCTATGAATCTCGACGCAACGTATTCATAAATGGACTACAGGAAATCGGTTGGAAAGTAGAAGCACCAGCAGGTTCGTTCTTTGCATGGCTGCCTGTTCCAGAAGGATATACGTCACAGCAGTTTTCAGATTTATTGCTAGAGGAGGCAAAGGTAGTGGTAGCGCCAGGAAACGGGTTTGGAGAATACGGTGAAGGCTATGTGCGAGTAGGGTTACTGACTGAAGAACACCGACTTCAAGAGGCCGTCGAGCGCATTAAGGCACTACAGTTATTTAACGTCTGA
- the mtnW gene encoding 2,3-diketo-5-methylthiopentyl-1-phosphate enolase: MSEVIASYLIHDSSGDFEKKAEGIALGLTVGSWTNLPLLEQEQLKKHKGRVVSISELETCNRVNQYAGEQLKQAIVKIAYPAANFSRDLPAILTTVFGKLSLDGKVKLIDLDFSTDLLQAFPGPRFGIDGIRRLTNVSDRPLVMSIFKGVIGRDLNYLGTQLREQALGGVDLVKDDEILFDSDLTPFEKRVTTGKAILDGVYEETGHRTLYAVNLTGRTYDLKEKAKRAAELGADALLFNVFAYGLDVLQALREDDEIGIPLMAHPAVSGALTPSEFYGFSHGLLLGKLLRLTGADFSLFPSPYGSVALPFEEAISIGTELTTPNHYVKRSFPVPSAGIHPGLVPLLVRDFGIDSVINAGGGVHGHPDGAVGGGQAFRAAVDASLKGIDLRQAADTSDALKKALDLWGTVEVHA, encoded by the coding sequence ATGAGTGAAGTCATCGCAAGTTATTTAATTCATGATTCTTCAGGGGATTTTGAAAAAAAAGCAGAGGGAATTGCCCTTGGTTTAACAGTAGGTTCATGGACTAATTTACCTCTACTAGAACAAGAACAGCTTAAAAAGCATAAAGGACGCGTCGTCTCCATTTCTGAATTAGAGACGTGCAATCGCGTAAATCAATACGCAGGGGAACAGCTAAAGCAGGCAATTGTTAAAATTGCGTATCCGGCCGCAAACTTTTCTCGCGATCTACCTGCTATTTTAACAACGGTTTTCGGAAAATTATCGCTAGATGGAAAAGTGAAATTAATTGACTTGGACTTTTCAACGGACTTATTACAAGCATTTCCTGGGCCACGTTTTGGAATTGACGGTATTCGCCGTTTAACAAACGTGTCTGATCGACCGCTCGTCATGAGCATTTTCAAAGGTGTTATCGGGCGTGATCTCAATTATCTAGGAACCCAGCTGCGCGAGCAGGCCCTTGGTGGAGTCGATCTTGTGAAGGATGATGAAATTTTATTCGATAGCGACTTAACGCCATTTGAAAAACGCGTCACAACTGGAAAAGCGATTTTAGACGGAGTTTACGAGGAAACGGGTCACCGTACGCTTTATGCGGTTAATTTAACAGGACGTACATACGATTTAAAAGAAAAAGCGAAGCGAGCGGCAGAGCTAGGGGCGGATGCATTATTATTTAACGTATTTGCTTACGGACTCGATGTTCTTCAAGCACTACGTGAAGATGATGAAATTGGCATTCCACTGATGGCTCATCCCGCTGTGAGCGGAGCGCTGACGCCTTCTGAGTTTTATGGATTTTCTCATGGATTACTTTTAGGAAAGCTTCTTCGCCTAACAGGTGCGGACTTCTCCCTATTTCCATCACCGTACGGAAGTGTGGCTTTACCGTTTGAAGAAGCCATTAGCATCGGGACGGAACTTACGACTCCGAATCACTACGTGAAGCGCTCGTTCCCAGTTCCATCAGCAGGTATTCATCCTGGACTTGTTCCACTTTTAGTTCGTGACTTTGGTATTGATTCAGTTATTAATGCCGGCGGCGGTGTTCATGGTCATCCCGACGGAGCTGTTGGGGGAGGTCAGGCATTCCGTGCCGCTGTGGACGCATCCTTGAAGGGCATTGATTTACGCCAGGCAGCCGACACATCAGACGCCTTGAAGAAAGCCCTTGATTTATGGGGAACGGTGGAGGTGCACGCATGA
- a CDS encoding 2-hydroxy-3-keto-5-methylthiopentenyl-1-phosphate phosphatase, producing the protein MRNLILFCDFDGTITNTDNIIAIMKQFAPPEWNAIKDDVLAQRVSVQEGVGKMFSLLPSSLKNEIIEFLLQKAEIREGFQEFVAFAKEKGLPLYIVSGGIDFFVEPLLDGLVEPSSIYCNGSDFSGERIRITWPHDCDEHCDNGCGCCKPSLLRRLAHSDDFKVVIGDSITDLQAAKLADAVIARDFLIEKCEELSIPYRPFATFHDVKNHVQELLEVRV; encoded by the coding sequence ATGAGAAATCTCATCCTGTTTTGCGATTTTGATGGGACGATCACCAATACAGATAACATTATTGCTATCATGAAACAATTTGCTCCACCAGAATGGAACGCCATTAAAGATGACGTTCTTGCACAGCGCGTTTCAGTGCAAGAAGGAGTAGGAAAGATGTTTTCTCTTCTTCCGTCTTCATTGAAGAACGAAATCATTGAATTTTTACTCCAAAAAGCAGAAATTCGTGAAGGTTTTCAGGAGTTTGTGGCTTTTGCGAAGGAGAAGGGGCTTCCGCTGTATATCGTAAGCGGAGGCATCGATTTCTTTGTCGAGCCGCTTCTTGATGGATTAGTTGAGCCGTCTTCTATTTACTGTAACGGGTCCGATTTTAGCGGGGAAAGAATTCGCATTACATGGCCTCATGACTGTGATGAACATTGCGACAACGGCTGTGGCTGCTGTAAACCATCCCTTCTTCGTCGTTTGGCTCACAGTGATGACTTTAAAGTGGTCATTGGGGATTCCATTACAGATCTACAGGCTGCGAAGCTTGCTGATGCTGTTATTGCCCGCGACTTTTTAATTGAGAAATGTGAGGAGCTTTCCATCCCTTATCGTCCGTTTGCGACTTTCCATGACGTGAAAAATCATGTTCAAGAGCTTCTAGAGGTGCGCGTATGA
- a CDS encoding methylthioribulose 1-phosphate dehydratase has translation MSLLVKRWHELADVKEELADRDWFMGTSGNLSIRVGSQPTTFWVTASGKDKRKRTSEDFLLVDGGGNPAEETDLKPSAETLLHVKIYERTQAGCGLHVHTIDNNLISELYGDEGQVVFQGQEIIKALGLWEEDAIIKVPIIPNYADIPRLAEEFAPHIHGDQGAVLIRNHGITVWGRTAFEAKKFLEAYEFLFSYHLKLRLAQRDFQTN, from the coding sequence ATGAGTTTACTAGTGAAGCGCTGGCATGAGCTAGCAGACGTAAAAGAAGAACTAGCGGACCGAGATTGGTTTATGGGCACGAGTGGAAATCTTTCCATTCGTGTAGGCTCTCAGCCTACGACCTTTTGGGTAACGGCAAGCGGCAAGGATAAGCGAAAGCGGACGAGTGAGGACTTTTTATTAGTAGACGGCGGGGGAAATCCTGCGGAGGAGACGGATTTAAAACCGTCTGCAGAAACGCTTCTTCATGTGAAAATCTACGAACGCACACAAGCAGGCTGTGGCTTGCACGTTCATACGATTGATAACAACTTAATTTCAGAGCTATATGGAGATGAAGGTCAGGTTGTCTTTCAAGGTCAAGAGATCATTAAAGCACTCGGTCTTTGGGAGGAAGATGCCATCATCAAAGTTCCGATTATTCCGAATTATGCGGACATACCGCGTTTAGCTGAAGAGTTTGCTCCACACATTCACGGTGATCAAGGTGCCGTATTAATTCGCAATCATGGTATTACCGTGTGGGGACGAACGGCGTTTGAAGCTAAGAAATTTTTAGAGGCGTATGAATTTTTGTTTAGCTATCATTTGAAATTGCGTCTTGCACAGCGTGATTTTCAAACTAATTAA
- a CDS encoding 1,2-dihydroxy-3-keto-5-methylthiopentene dioxygenase, whose product MAVIRLHETNERITDQQQVETFLTNEEVIYEHWDINKLPNALRENFDLTDEQKEEILQVFNEEIKDISARRGYQAQDIISLSDSTPNLDELLTNFQREHHHEDDEVRFIVSGHGIFVIQAQNGQFFDVELEPGDLISVPENTRHYFTLMEDRKVVAVRIFVTTEGWVPIYA is encoded by the coding sequence ATGGCAGTTATTCGATTACATGAAACAAATGAGCGTATCACAGATCAACAACAGGTAGAAACATTCCTAACAAACGAAGAGGTAATTTACGAGCATTGGGATATTAACAAGCTTCCAAACGCTCTTCGTGAAAACTTTGACCTAACGGATGAACAAAAAGAAGAGATTTTACAGGTATTTAATGAAGAAATTAAAGATATTTCCGCTCGCCGTGGTTACCAGGCTCAAGATATTATCTCACTATCTGATTCCACACCAAACCTAGATGAGCTTCTTACAAACTTCCAGCGTGAACATCACCACGAAGATGATGAGGTTCGATTCATTGTAAGTGGTCATGGTATTTTCGTCATTCAAGCACAGAATGGTCAGTTTTTTGATGTAGAACTAGAGCCAGGAGATTTAATTTCGGTTCCGGAAAACACAAGACATTATTTTACGCTGATGGAAGATCGTAAAGTCGTAGCCGTGCGTATCTTTGTGACAACAGAAGGATGGGTACCGATTTACGCATAA
- a CDS encoding sugar ABC transporter substrate-binding protein, whose product MKRKLVGLFVFTCVLLLALAGCVKEQPPLGSDGQPIVAATSQPKTVTKTNTTPVKKTVKKNGKLKIALIAEFTTGTHAAQYINGVKQGAKKAGVDLSISDANNDQSKMASYLDTAINEHVDGILIKHGRTETLQPGVKRAIKAGIPVVAFDVELNVPGVTTVDQDDYMMALMGLKQMAQDLNGEGNIVYIFVGGFAPMEKRNQVYNLMMHRYPGLKEVARFGNATENTSLDTQNKMEAILKRYPNKGDIKAVWAPWDEFAKGATRAIKEAGRDEIKVYGIDLSDEDLQMMQQANSPWKASAAANPAAVGEKQLNLLIDKLSGKNIPRYYSFDPVLVTQDQLPNETINMDQLGQYVKDWNKNDQ is encoded by the coding sequence ATGAAACGAAAACTAGTGGGACTATTCGTTTTTACGTGCGTGTTGCTTTTAGCGTTAGCGGGTTGTGTGAAAGAGCAGCCACCGTTAGGTAGTGACGGTCAGCCGATCGTAGCTGCTACTTCTCAACCAAAGACTGTAACGAAAACGAACACGACGCCTGTTAAGAAGACCGTCAAAAAAAATGGAAAGTTAAAAATCGCCCTGATTGCTGAATTCACAACAGGTACTCATGCGGCTCAATACATAAATGGTGTCAAACAAGGTGCAAAAAAAGCAGGAGTAGACTTAAGCATTTCCGATGCAAACAATGATCAGTCGAAGATGGCTTCTTATTTAGACACAGCCATTAATGAACACGTGGACGGAATTTTGATTAAGCACGGTCGAACAGAGACACTTCAGCCTGGCGTAAAGAGAGCGATTAAGGCAGGAATTCCAGTCGTCGCATTTGATGTAGAGCTAAATGTCCCAGGCGTAACGACCGTTGACCAAGATGACTATATGATGGCTCTGATGGGATTAAAGCAAATGGCACAGGATCTGAACGGTGAAGGAAACATCGTGTATATCTTTGTTGGAGGATTTGCTCCGATGGAAAAGCGAAATCAAGTGTATAACTTAATGATGCATCGCTATCCTGGTTTAAAAGAAGTGGCGAGGTTTGGAAACGCGACAGAAAATACGTCATTAGACACGCAAAATAAGATGGAAGCGATCCTAAAGCGCTATCCAAACAAGGGTGATATTAAAGCTGTATGGGCACCATGGGATGAGTTTGCGAAAGGAGCGACGCGTGCCATCAAAGAAGCGGGGCGTGATGAGATTAAAGTATACGGCATTGATTTATCTGATGAAGATTTGCAAATGATGCAGCAAGCCAACAGTCCGTGGAAAGCTTCAGCCGCAGCGAACCCTGCAGCGGTAGGTGAAAAACAGCTAAATCTTTTAATTGATAAACTCTCAGGAAAAAACATTCCTCGTTATTATTCATTTGATCCAGTTCTAGTTACGCAAGATCAGCTTCCGAACGAAACGATTAACATGGATCAGCTCGGACAATACGTGAAGGATTGGAATAAAAACGATCAGTAA
- a CDS encoding sugar ABC transporter ATP-binding protein translates to MTGQLNMQHISKHFGSFQALKKVSFDVKQGEVHALLGANGAGKSTLMKILCGAHDGYEGEIRLGDKHLSIHSPADAKREGIQIVHQEVDVALVPSLTVAENILLDVQASKDGDRLLNWRKTEQKAKEALQMLGSSIDVKKDVSTLTLSEKQQVLIARAIIGRAAYLILDEPTAPLSIEETKQLFQVIQHLTETGVGVIYISHRLQEVFEIADRITVLRDGEWVTTVRTKDTSVNDVITSMLGKTFSEEIAKASIEIGEDLLRVQKLSWQDKVKDVSLQVREGEVVGIAGLVGAGKTELCRSLFGLHRQVKGSIHMRGKKLRLTTKPHYYIEQGIALVPEERRKEGILVEESISSNLTLPSLQRFTNYSFVKRRREEREANTIIQQVGIKTNSTKQAVGTLSGGNQQKVAIGKWLLRDADIYLFDEPTKGVDVGSKQDIFELIQGLAKRKKGVLYATCEFNELLGVADRIYVMYDGQIVKELTKEEATHENLFYYAAGGK, encoded by the coding sequence ATGACCGGTCAGCTGAACATGCAGCATATCTCCAAGCATTTTGGTAGTTTTCAAGCTCTCAAGAAAGTGAGCTTTGATGTGAAACAAGGCGAAGTTCATGCCCTTCTAGGAGCGAACGGAGCAGGGAAAAGTACGCTAATGAAAATTTTATGTGGTGCTCATGATGGGTACGAGGGCGAAATTCGTCTTGGGGACAAACATCTTTCCATTCATTCACCGGCAGATGCGAAGCGAGAAGGTATTCAAATCGTTCATCAAGAAGTGGATGTGGCGCTCGTCCCGTCTTTAACCGTGGCAGAGAATATTTTATTAGACGTGCAAGCTTCAAAGGACGGAGATCGCTTGTTGAATTGGAGGAAAACCGAGCAAAAAGCAAAAGAAGCGCTACAGATGCTAGGGTCTTCAATTGACGTAAAAAAAGACGTATCAACACTAACTCTTTCAGAAAAGCAGCAGGTGCTTATTGCAAGAGCGATTATTGGAAGAGCCGCTTATCTTATTTTAGATGAGCCGACTGCACCGCTTAGTATAGAAGAAACAAAACAGCTGTTTCAAGTTATTCAGCATCTTACAGAAACGGGAGTAGGTGTGATTTATATTTCCCATCGACTGCAAGAAGTGTTTGAAATCGCAGATCGTATTACGGTTCTTCGAGATGGAGAATGGGTTACAACTGTTCGTACGAAGGACACTTCGGTCAATGACGTGATTACGTCAATGCTCGGAAAAACGTTTTCAGAAGAAATAGCAAAAGCCAGCATAGAAATCGGAGAAGATCTGTTACGTGTGCAAAAACTATCATGGCAGGATAAAGTAAAGGATGTTTCATTACAAGTTCGTGAAGGTGAGGTTGTCGGCATTGCAGGACTCGTCGGGGCAGGGAAAACGGAATTATGCCGGAGCCTCTTCGGCCTTCACCGGCAGGTAAAAGGTTCCATACACATGAGAGGTAAAAAGCTACGACTTACGACCAAACCCCACTACTACATTGAACAAGGAATTGCCCTTGTTCCAGAAGAACGTCGAAAAGAAGGTATTTTGGTAGAGGAGTCGATTTCTTCAAATTTAACGCTACCAAGTCTACAGCGCTTTACGAATTATTCATTTGTTAAGCGGAGACGAGAAGAGCGAGAGGCGAATACAATCATTCAGCAGGTAGGCATTAAAACCAATTCTACTAAGCAAGCGGTTGGTACGTTAAGCGGGGGAAATCAACAGAAAGTAGCAATTGGAAAGTGGTTGCTTAGAGATGCCGATATTTATCTGTTTGATGAACCGACAAAGGGAGTAGACGTCGGATCAAAGCAAGACATTTTTGAACTTATTCAAGGTTTGGCAAAACGAAAAAAAGGTGTGCTGTATGCTACCTGTGAATTTAATGAGTTATTAGGTGTCGCAGATCGAATTTACGTCATGTACGACGGCCAAATCGTCAAAGAATTAACAAAAGAAGAAGCTACGCATGAAAACTTATTTTATTATGCGGCAGGAGGGAAGTAA
- a CDS encoding ABC transporter permease, with translation MNSQAIENKEPVRLKQKKGTAFDFLYKYGTVVTILLTIVIFSILSPTFLTTANLSDILRSISIVTLIAIGVTISLTINGLDLSVGSTAGLATTLSASMLVFHRQEIFVAVAIPIVATLVVGLVNAFLVVKVKIPDILATLSMMFIVQGVLLTYTKGSAIYTNMPLEEGGRAPGIFIPSFLKIGQGEVVGIPIPVIIMLVAVLVAHLFFRYTKHGRFFYVTGGNMEAARLSGVPVNRYRMYAYVLSALFAGIGGVVLAARIGVGEVNAGSSFLMDAVAASYIGFSVFGAGKPNVVGTLFGSILIGVLLNGLTMLNVPYYAQDIIKGAVLAGALAITYYRSK, from the coding sequence ATGAATAGTCAAGCGATTGAAAACAAGGAGCCTGTTCGTTTAAAGCAAAAAAAGGGTACCGCATTTGATTTTCTTTATAAATATGGCACGGTCGTCACGATTTTACTAACGATCGTCATTTTCTCCATTTTATCGCCAACGTTTCTCACAACCGCTAACTTGAGTGACATTTTACGTTCTATTTCAATTGTGACGCTCATTGCGATTGGCGTGACCATTTCCCTAACGATTAACGGACTCGATTTGTCCGTTGGTTCAACGGCAGGGTTAGCGACGACGTTGTCCGCCTCAATGCTCGTGTTTCATCGTCAAGAAATCTTTGTGGCGGTGGCGATTCCCATTGTGGCGACGCTAGTAGTAGGTCTTGTAAATGCTTTTTTAGTCGTTAAAGTGAAAATCCCGGATATTTTAGCTACGCTCTCGATGATGTTTATCGTACAAGGCGTTTTGCTTACCTATACAAAAGGGTCTGCGATCTACACGAACATGCCTTTAGAAGAGGGCGGGAGAGCACCGGGTATCTTTATTCCGTCCTTCTTGAAAATCGGTCAGGGGGAGGTAGTGGGAATTCCGATTCCTGTTATCATTATGCTTGTGGCGGTACTCGTTGCACACCTGTTTTTCCGCTATACAAAACACGGGCGCTTCTTTTATGTAACAGGTGGAAATATGGAAGCAGCAAGGCTATCTGGTGTTCCAGTTAACCGTTATCGCATGTATGCGTATGTGCTGTCTGCTCTTTTTGCAGGTATCGGGGGCGTTGTACTAGCTGCGCGAATTGGGGTAGGTGAAGTGAACGCAGGATCATCCTTTTTAATGGATGCTGTTGCAGCCTCTTATATCGGTTTTTCGGTATTTGGTGCAGGAAAGCCGAATGTCGTTGGAACGTTGTTTGGTTCAATTTTAATCGGGGTGTTGCTAAACGGCTTAACGATGCTGAACGTTCCGTATTATGCACAGGATATTATAAAGGGTGCTGTTTTAGCAGGCGCATTAGCCATTACCTATTACCGCTCTAAATAA
- a CDS encoding CoA-disulfide reductase translates to MKRVVIIGGVAAGMSAASKLRRLEEETEIIVFEKGEDISYGACGLPYYIAGTISSSDRLVARTKEEFEKQGINVYLRHEAVALSPEEKKIRVVNHTDGLERDVNYDHLVLATGASAIQPPFYREEASNVFTLKTLQDAIHMKAFFEKTPAKDVTIIGGGYIGMELVETMKTLGKHVRVIDVHDHVLTVYDEDIAHLVQSHLKEEHGIEFCLGEEVTSLTQHNGDVVAVETKTNTYQTDAVIVNVGIRPNTTFLKGSGIECLENGAILTNEYMETNLPFIYAGGDCATSYHRLLKKRVHIALGTIANKQGRLIAENIHGKRHAFQGVLGTNIVKILDLTVAKTGLSEKEAKEANIPYETETITANNGASYYPGTEELTIKLLFNKESHVIIGAQIVGGAGVAQRIDTLVAGIYNEMTADEMTYLDLCYAPPYAGVWDAIQVATNKIKK, encoded by the coding sequence ATGAAACGTGTGGTTATAATTGGAGGCGTTGCTGCTGGAATGAGCGCTGCTTCAAAGCTGCGTCGGTTAGAAGAAGAGACGGAAATTATCGTGTTTGAAAAGGGAGAAGATATTTCATACGGGGCATGTGGATTGCCTTATTATATAGCTGGAACCATTTCTTCGAGTGATCGTCTAGTAGCAAGAACAAAAGAAGAATTTGAAAAGCAAGGCATCAACGTTTATTTACGTCATGAAGCAGTAGCGCTATCTCCAGAGGAGAAAAAAATTAGAGTTGTTAATCATACGGATGGATTAGAACGGGACGTTAACTATGATCATCTCGTTCTAGCTACGGGTGCTTCAGCTATTCAACCACCATTTTATAGGGAAGAAGCGAGCAATGTCTTTACGTTAAAAACGTTACAGGACGCTATACATATGAAAGCTTTTTTTGAGAAGACGCCTGCAAAGGACGTAACGATTATTGGCGGTGGATATATTGGCATGGAATTAGTCGAAACGATGAAAACGCTCGGAAAGCATGTTCGAGTAATCGATGTGCACGACCATGTTCTTACAGTATATGACGAGGATATCGCACATTTGGTTCAGTCTCACCTTAAAGAGGAGCATGGCATTGAGTTTTGTCTTGGAGAAGAAGTAACGTCGTTGACACAACATAACGGAGATGTTGTAGCCGTTGAAACAAAAACGAACACCTACCAAACAGATGCGGTGATTGTGAATGTGGGTATCCGTCCTAACACGACCTTTTTAAAAGGATCCGGAATTGAATGTTTAGAGAACGGAGCGATTCTTACAAATGAATATATGGAAACAAATCTTCCGTTTATCTACGCTGGAGGAGATTGTGCGACAAGCTATCATCGCCTGTTGAAAAAACGAGTACATATTGCCCTCGGTACGATTGCGAATAAACAAGGACGCCTGATCGCTGAAAACATCCACGGGAAGCGTCATGCTTTTCAAGGGGTGTTAGGAACAAACATCGTAAAGATTCTAGATCTCACAGTAGCGAAGACAGGTTTATCGGAAAAGGAAGCAAAGGAAGCGAACATCCCCTACGAAACAGAAACCATAACGGCCAATAACGGAGCATCCTATTACCCTGGAACAGAGGAGCTGACCATTAAACTCCTTTTTAACAAAGAAAGTCACGTGATAATAGGGGCACAAATTGTTGGGGGAGCGGGAGTAGCGCAGCGTATTGATACCCTTGTCGCGGGTATTTACAATGAAATGACCGCAGATGAAATGACGTATTTGGATCTTTGTTATGCCCCTCCATATGCCGGCGTCTGGGACGCTATCCAGGTGGCGACCAATAAGATTAAGAAGTAA
- a CDS encoding aspartyl-phosphate phosphatase Spo0E family protein, whose product MQIQNQCEAEALFLEIVQKRKKMMDIAEVQGFTSCETLRCSQELDLLLNKYQKHLSKKEEKRPLFSFFQKNFALQK is encoded by the coding sequence TTGCAAATCCAAAATCAGTGTGAAGCTGAGGCGTTATTTTTAGAGATTGTCCAAAAACGCAAAAAGATGATGGACATCGCGGAGGTACAAGGGTTCACGAGCTGTGAAACGTTGAGATGTAGCCAGGAATTAGATCTACTTTTAAATAAATATCAAAAGCACTTATCGAAAAAGGAAGAAAAACGACCCCTTTTCTCATTTTTTCAAAAAAACTTTGCATTGCAAAAATAA
- a CDS encoding DUF4931 domain-containing protein, translated as MSQKHLIFNSSIGSQKPETIVNRQNSCPFCDVEHLTDILDQEGSIIFLKNKYPVLEDTFQTVIIETDDCSSELSEYPKEHLHTLISFGMKHWFEMMNSGEFKSVMFYKNHGPMSGGSLRHPHMQIVGLKKLDAHADILLENFEGVTIDQESGVEFTLSSKPRMGFFEFNVRLSDQEKLSKMADYIQIAAHYVLNHFHRSCTSYNLFFYYLQGDVYAKIVPRFATSPLFVGYGIPQVSNKIGDVALKVKELYLS; from the coding sequence ATGAGTCAGAAACATCTTATTTTTAATTCATCCATCGGTTCTCAAAAACCTGAGACCATTGTTAACAGACAAAACTCCTGTCCTTTTTGTGACGTGGAGCACTTGACCGACATTTTGGACCAAGAAGGCTCTATTATCTTCTTAAAAAATAAATACCCTGTATTAGAGGATACGTTTCAAACGGTTATTATTGAAACGGACGATTGTTCCTCAGAGCTGTCTGAATATCCGAAAGAGCATCTTCATACGTTAATTTCTTTTGGTATGAAACATTGGTTTGAAATGATGAATAGCGGTGAATTCAAATCGGTCATGTTTTATAAAAATCACGGCCCGATGTCAGGAGGGTCTTTGCGACATCCTCATATGCAGATTGTAGGGTTAAAAAAGTTAGACGCACATGCAGATATTTTGCTGGAGAATTTTGAAGGAGTAACGATTGATCAAGAAAGCGGAGTGGAATTTACCCTTTCTAGCAAGCCACGAATGGGCTTCTTTGAGTTTAACGTTCGTCTATCTGATCAGGAAAAACTCTCAAAGATGGCCGACTACATTCAAATTGCTGCTCACTATGTGTTAAATCATTTTCATCGTAGCTGCACAAGCTATAACTTATTCTTTTACTATTTACAAGGAGACGTTTACGCGAAAATTGTGCCGCGCTTTGCCACTTCACCTCTGTTCGTAGGCTATGGTATTCCTCAAGTCTCGAATAAAATTGGAGATGTGGCTTTAAAAGTAAAAGAACTTTATTTGTCGTAA